The Humulus lupulus chromosome 7, drHumLupu1.1, whole genome shotgun sequence region GAGGGaaatattggaatattatgtgcttatatgtgaattaattgaatatttatgtgattatgtgaattgaatgggttatattattatatagttgATTATGCAtgcttaagtgtattaaatgtgcgaaacagacccgcttttatttaaaggggcatatttgtaagtttgacccgttgagggtctaattgtaattatatgacattatgtgattgagaccacattattatgtggatatatttgagatatttggcaGGATTCGGTCCTTTCGAGCAAGGTAGCAGTTTATTCATAACgagggatttatactcggctcggggtgagccaagaggtatttcggtaatttggtgaattactggGACTCGCTagagtatgagtcgtattttgggGAAATTTGTGATATTTCGGATTTAGCGGATTTATCTGGGAATTTTAAGTGTATTGTCAGACAAGAGGGTAAATTGATGACTTTGCCCTTAGTGGGCTTTGAGAGAGAAGTTTtgccttaggggcattttggtcttttggaccacTTTTAGGATATAGGCTAAGCTGAGTTTATCAACTTGGAAAAAATAATAACATCAAAGCACTCTCTCAATCCTCTCTTTCAcgttctctccctttctctctaagtttctttgaactttgaagGGAATTATGATTCTAGAGCATGGTAGCGAGCTTGCTAAGAAATTTGGAAGGTGTTAAGCTCAGGGAGACAGCTGGGGAAACCATTCTAGTAGAGGTAATTATGCTTTTCTTAAACTTTTGGTTTAGTTTTAAAGGTTTTTAAAGAATTTCTTGGAGATTGAGTTTCAGTTTATTGTGTTTCTGAGCTGCtgggaccattattatggtcgaaacatgtgaaaattatgtttttagaTGATTTTTGGGAAATTGGCGATTCTTAAAATTgctggttttctgggttcgcagggtcgcaTTGCAgtgctgttcttggagcgtcacgaccctcatgaactcagagaACAGGGGAGGTGCCTCGAACCGCCTTAGCGCTACGACGCTAGGTGTGTTGCGCCGCGACTTGTGTCCAGTGGTTTTGGGCTCGATCTCTCTGACTTGTTGATGATAAAATGATAAAAAGTAGGTTTTGGGAGTTGGGAACCCAAACGCAAGGGCTCGAGAATAGTTCTACTTCCCGGGTTAGTAGAATgcaaggtcccgaaggctaggacttggttcggaagcctttattagttcgTTTCACGATAGTTAttcattgttatggttgtgactaggatgaACCGTTAGGCTTGGGAGGAAAGGACCATACTCGGGGGTCGTCAGAAACAATTTAactcaggacctgaggtaataAAATTACACCCGGTCTGTGTTTAGGGCTTGACTCGGTTatagaacatggttataaccacatgctgaattttttttattaaacatgttaattGTGATGTGCTTACCTGTGTTAAGTAATAACTGCTTATCTGTATATATCTGATTGAAAGGAGACTTATATGTCGAGGGTAATCTGTTAAATCTGATTGAAAtgctcggcttataagttgagAGTTTATCAATTATATTTGACTGAAAATCTCGTCTCATAAGGCGAGGACCTATTTAatgctcgacttataagtcgatgaTTTATCTATGATTTCTAATTAAAAGCTTGGCTTATTAGTCGAGGATATATCCGGTTAAAAGACtcagcttataagttgagggtttataaggctcggcttataagttgagggtttaaaggctcgacttatgagtcgagggagGCAATAGCGTGCTGAACGCCGACCGATGTGGTTAAGCTAACTAGGAAGtgtgatatacgcttgaacgaCCCTATGGCAGCCTGAAGCAATAAGCACCTAGTACGCTTgaccagctctaaggctggttatacaaggAATTGAGCATTAGGCCCTGGTGTGGctttatagtcacttatctggattgattGCATGCACGCGTAGggtattactactaggcatgctgaTTATGATTCTGTGATCTGATGATTgtctgcttatgagcatgattatgttttcttgttgagcctcggctcacgggtgcttaatggtgcaggtaaatgaaaggaaaagttggaccaaccttgagttggagagctttaggggctgggtgtacatatgcagcctgctcaacTGCCATAGCCGaggttatcagttggaactaggaTTGGACCatgtttttgtcgcttaggttggcttttgtattcattttgtGTTTGTGACAATTTTGaaactatgttgggatcccatgtatcgaaatcaaactcttttaatgaaatggttgacttttaactgaaatttttagtacctaaacatgtggttagtttcaattacatgcttcaagtccaaatgactcgtttagcgaattAAGCATTAtctaattacacagtgtaaccgTTCTGGATTAGAAGAACGTTATAAGAGTTGTTTTCGACAGTCTGAGACTAACTTTGGTGGAAGAAGTAGCAACTAGAACGTAACCCTTTGGTATTACATGCAATAAgaatgttaaaattataaattattttgaatttttatgatTTGGATACTAGTAAAATTAAATTAGACTATACGTAGAATAGAAAGTATCGAGAAAATACAAAGAtggaataaaaaataatttatacgATTTTATGTATGTGAGTTTGCACTAAATACCATATATAACCCCATCTTTTTAAAAATTCCATGACATACTATGTGTTTTGCCAAAACAAACAAGAGACAACCTTTGAATTTACCCAATTTTTCTCAACCAAATATTAGTTAGCCAAATATATTAGGTCGATTAATTTATCTCAACCAGTACTATGCTTTAATTAATTCTCAAACGTAAAATTCGGTTTGCTAAAAATGAGAGTCAAAACACCAATAGTGAAATTATCTTTCCGCGAAGACATATACCTGTAACTGTTGGTCCTGCGTATATTGCTTATTTTGActatttaaagaaaaagaaaaaaacaacctTACATACATAACTATCCAAACCTAGACATCTCTCTATATAAACACCAAAACCTTTATACCATTCTTTCATATTCTCtcgaaaagaaaataaaaagatatCTACCTTACCTGTGTTTCGCTAGCTCATCTATACAAAATGAACCCCATATCGATTTTCTGCTTTGTAACCCTGCTCTCCCTTGGCTTGAACCAAATGCCTCAAGTTCAAGGAGATTTGATCTCTGACGCATGTAGCAAAGCTTTGTACAAAGATCTTTGTGAGAAGACACTCCGAGCGGACCCCAGTAGCAGTGGTGCCACGGTCGATGGCCTAGCCAAAATCGCACTCAAAGCAGCGTCTTCGAGCGCCAAAACCATCCAAGGCCAGATCACCACTCTACTCAGAACGGCCAAGGATAAGGCTGTCATAGCTGCCTTGAACGATTGCACTGAGAATTATGATGGCGCGAATGAGCAGCTCGGTGACTCGCTCAAGGCCATGGTTGCTAAACACTACTCGGATGTTAACACTTGGGTCACGGCTGCCATGACCGATGGTGACTCGTGCGAGGATGGGTTCAAGTCAGGCACCTCTCCTTTGACACAAGCCAATACCAACTTCGGTCACCTTTGCAGTAATGTCTTGGCCATAACAAACCAACTTCGTTGAATCAAGTGTTTATTTGATTTACAGTTTCTGCAGTAATttaaaacaagaaaaataaaatagattaaAGAAGAATAAAGAGTACTGCAGAAAAACTGTAAAAGATATGGAGTGGAGGTGATTCGTGGTGTATTTGAGCATGGTATATATCTAAATTCTAAGGATTATTGTTTTTATTTGCTTCTCCCTTAATTATTTTGATTCATTATTTGTGTTCATTTTGCAGCACAACAATCTTTTttgtttggaaaatatattgtattatttatatatatatatatatatatatatatatatatatttgaggtaTCTTTGGATATGTTCCATTTTTGGTCAAAATGTTAGAATTTTTAATACACTCAAATAACATGAACAAACAATAATCTCCAACACATAATCCAAAATCATGTcattataaatgcatatatgagaaatcctaaatcataattctataaatcctttgctaaattaaagaagaagactAACACAAGAGCGAAGCACTAACCTGAGGCCATTGTTAGAGATTAGGATTTAGATCTTCCTATATAATATGTATCTATATGAGAGAAtagtttctcttttcttttctgttaATGGGATGACATACATAATagaatgatacatatatataggggaccacaaccctaatttataattagtgatttccaattttgcccattataaaattaaaaattcactttcttgtttctacacattaaatccatgacactttaataccctatgatattcataacataattcgtcacttaattttatatcacactttataatagcattgtacattatacatatgtgcccataaaatagtattttaatccaacaatctcccacttgggcAACATATGTTTCTTTATAAATGTACAACCTTATGAGCTCAAAATTTGCTATCATATAAAGGTATTCTTTAACAATCTCGTCCATCAACAATATCCATATAGGATCAAAGTGGtttttgtcatattaatcatgactaaacccatcaatggtcacatatacaaatatagttaaatgacatagatcaatcatggATGCGTAGTATGGAAATTACATGCAATGTGAACCAAACATGTCTATTTCCAACTGGTCCTTCTTAAACTTTAGTGAGGCCAGAATAATAAAAAACAGAGTGAATGAACTGAAAAACTTCATTTCTGATCAGAAAATAACCAAATATATAAATGTCTAAAATAAACataaagcaaataaaatacaaactccCACTAAATCATGATATCCTCAAACAACACCACACCCATATGAGCAATGtgctcatgaaagaccttgggtggTAATCCCTTTGTGAGCGAATCTGCTATCATGGAGTGTGTCCCAATGTGCTCTATGGATATTTGTCCACTCTGCACTCTTTCTTTCACAACTAGGAACTTTATGTCAATATGCTTTGACTTGGATGAGCTCAtgttgttgttggaatacaatactgctgaattattgtcacaaaataacttGAGTGGTCTTTCTACATTCTCCAAAATGTGCAGCCCAGTGACAAAGTTTCGCAGCCATATTCCATGATTCGATGCCTCATAgcatgctacaaattctgctacCATAGTGGAAGAAGATACAAGTGTCTGTTTGGCACTTTTCCAAGAAATGGCTCCTCCAGCTAACATGTAAATATAGTCTAATGTAGACTTTATGCTATCTTGGCACCCAGCGAAATCAGAATCATAATACCCTACGACCTCCAAACGATCTGATTTCTTATATGTGAGCATGTAACCTTTTGTTctctgaagatacctcataacccTCTTGGCTGCTATCCAATGGTCCATACCAGGGTTGCTTAAATATTTGCCTAACATTCCAACAATATACGCAATATCCGGACGGGTacaaacttgagcatacatcagactcccaacagctgatgcatagggaatcttttgcatttcttgaatttcaaggTTACTTTTAGGGCACTGACTAAGGCTGAAATTGTCTCCTTTAGCAACAGGGGTATCACCtggtctacaatcttgcatgccaaatcttttgagtactttattgatatagctcttttgtgataatccaagaataccTCGAGAACGATCTCGATGTATCTGAATTCCTAATACAAAAGAGGCGtccccaagatctttcatctcaaaatgcttagatagaaatctcttggtttcgtgcaataagcctatatcattagtggcaagcaatatgtcatcgacatatagaaCCAGGAATATAAACTTACTTCCACTGAACTTATGATATacacaatcatcaacaacattcatctcGAAACCGAATGAGATAATTACTTGATGAAATTTGTGATACCATTGACAAGaagcttgcttgagtccatagatggatttTGTCAATTTGCCAACCATATTCTTCGGGTCTCCCGACACAAAGTTTTCTGGTTGCACCATATAAATTGTTTCGTCAATGTCTCCATTGAGAAACGCAGTTTTAACATCCATCTGATGTAGTTCAAGATCAAGGTGAGCAACAAGTGCCATTATTATTCTAAAATAGTCTTTCGATGAAACTAGAGAGAAAGTCTCTGTATAATCAATGCCTTCTTTCTGAGTATAGCCTTTAGCTACAAGACGTGCTTTATACCTCTCCACATTACCATTTGCATCCCTCTTGGTTTTAAATATTCATTTACAACTAATTGGCTTTGCACCGTCTGGTAATGGGACAAGttcccaaactttattgtcttgcatagACTTATACTCTTCTTTCATGGCATCAATCCACTTTTGAGAGTTAGAGCTTTTAATGGACTGATGAAAATTGATGGGATCATCTTCCATCATTCCATtgtcatcctcatgttcttgAAGAAAGACAACATAATCATTTGAAATGgaatttcttctttctcttgtggaccttcttaatggctctggttcttgaggttgttgagtttgttcttctGGAACAATTACATcatcttgatttggggtttgttcAACATTGTCTTGTTGAGGTTCTGGATTCATTTCTTGAACAATGACAGGTGTAGAAGCCTGAACATTGTCAAAAATGACAGTAGGAACTGAGTTTGAACTCAATTCCTCCTCAAAAGCAATGTCTCTAACCTTatttctccccccaaactcaacatcctcaaaaaatgttgcagttcccgtctcaaaaatatttttaattgtgggatcataaaacttatagcCCCTAGATCGCTCAGAATAACCAATAAAGTAGCTGCTCACTGTTTTGGAGTCCAATTTGTGTTCATGTGGCTTTTAAGGCCTTGCCTGAGCTAGACATCCCCAAATGTGAAAGTGTTTTAGACTAGGCTTTCCAcctgtccaaagctcataaggtgtttttgcaACTGCTTTAGTTGGTACTCTATTCAGAATGTAAGCTGCTGTCTTTAATGCTTCTCCCCAGAGGGACTTAGGTAAGGTAGAATGAGCAATCATACTTCTTACCATATCCTTAAGAGTCATATTGCGTCTTTCAGCAATACCATTCATGCTAGGTGATCCTGGCATGGTGTACTGTGCGACAATACCGCATTCCTCTAGGAATTTAGCAAATGGTCCTGGACGTTGTTCGCCTGAGCCATCATATCTACCGTAGTACTCACCACCATGATCAGATATGACATTTTTAATCCTTTTGTTGAGTTAATTCTCAACTTCAGCTCTATAAGCTTTGAACACATCCAGAGACTGGGACTTTTCATGAATAAGATATAGGTACCCATAACGTGAGTAATCGTCTATGAATGATATgaaatattgttgaccattccatgatgctgtagggaatggcccacaaatatctgtatgaatcaattctaagaCATCTGAAGATCTGTTGGCACCTAATCTCTTAGTTTTAGTCTGTTTTCCCTTGATACAATCGACACAAACATCAAAGTCTGTGAAGTCAAGAGATTCTAAAATGCCATCAGACACAAGGCGCTCAACTCTACCTTTTGAGATATGACCTAAGCGCTTATGCCATAATGACGTTGAATTGTCcttatttaatttgtgtttagtaACACATgattccacatgcaaggtttcattataggatgcaattgtttctagcaaataaaggttatcataagcattcaagtaaccagttccaacaacatttgaatttaaagacaaaTTAAACTGATTGTTTCCAAAAGAACAAGAATATCCAAATTTTTCCAACAaagaaacagaaattaaattcCGTCTAAAAGACGATACAACAAAAGTGTCtttcaaatccaaataaaaaccagTTCCTAACAACAACCTAAAATTCCCAATTGCTTCCACTTCCACCGATTTTCCATCGCCCACGAAGATGTGTCTTTCACCATCACTTGGCTTTCGGGAGCTCAGGCAACCCTGCATAGAATCACTTATGTGAgtagtagcaccagaatctatccACCAAGTGTTCCTAGGTACTGAAGTTAAATTAACCTCTGAACATACCAAAGTAAGAATCATACCTTTCTTTGCACGCCATGCGTGATACTTGGCACAATCTTTCTTCACATTTCCAGGCTTGTTGCAAAACTAACAACCTTCTGAATCCttctgttgtttcttttgggcTGGACCCTTAGCAGCTTCATTCTCAGATTTCCTTTTCTTGCCCTTATCCTTAGAGGCAGTGGCCAAGTGAGCACTTTCAGTTTTGCCCTTTTTAACCTTTCTTCCTTTTGCATACAGTGAGAAATGAGTTCATTGAGAGTCCATTTCTCCTTTTGATAGTtataactaattttaaattggttaaactATGTAGGAAGCGTTAACAAAACCATAAGCACAAGCACATCATCAGAAAGCTCGATCTTAAGTGTCTTAAGTCTTGAGACAATATGATGcatttccataatgtactccATTACATTTCCttgacccttatacttcatggtCATCAAAGAACCTAGAAGTGTTATCATTTCCACCTTATCGTTTTTAGCAAAACGTTCCTCAATTTGTTCAAGGAAATTCTTGGCCTTAGTAATCCCTTCAGATTCTGTGCCCCAAAAGGCTTCTGGAATGCTGTGTTTCATAATCATTAAACTCATGCGATTTGAACAATCCCACCTCCCAAAATCTGTTTTCTCATCACGGGTGCTTTCCTTAGTGAGAGGTGCTGGTTGTTCATCCCTTAATGCATGGTCTAAATCCATACATCCTAGAACTACAAGTAAGTTCCTTTTCCAATCCTTGAAATTGGTCCCATTAAGCATAGGAATAGAATTAATATTAACAGATATTGAGGCAACAGAAGATGAACTAGCTGAatatagaacaaaacaaacaaaacaagctCACATCAGTTTGCATAATCAAACAATAAATTCAAAACTTGGTTAATCCCATCTCAAGATACCAAGCACAACATTAATATTAAGTCTTTGGACAATAATATTAACTGTAAGTGATACTCTTGTTGTAGCAATCAAACAttgacaataaattatgtcaaacaATAAATCAATCTTTGGACTGACATATTGCTCACACAAAATACCATATAATTGTCACATATTTATCACCACATGTATGCATGAAACTTGGCCAAATATTAACTTACCTTTAGGCCAGTTAATAAATGCATAAATTACATACACACAATTatcttaatattttaattaaattaatctacacaaaagagatcaatttggtgatattttgttttaattaattaatttaaaatattagatattcttgataaaatctaaaaccaaaaccaaatttgaatttaattgttactgtattattattattttaatagaaattattatatattcaataaaaataaataataataataataaaaaaaaaaaacttaatattCATATCTGAGCATATAATCGTATATGCATAGATTTAATAATATCTatacataaaacaaaaaaataaatttctattacctgactataaatatatatatatatatataaatatattttgttatcatataaaacaaaaaaaacttaACAAACCCAGCGAATTTGTTTTCGGATTCTAGAGATTTtattggttatatatatatatatatatatatatatatattggatacAAGTAacatgcaatatgcacgtttatttagttttatttataaaatttattaattatttttatcaaatttatattaatgtcatataaatttgaaataaatatgttattttaattaaataatttatttattcttgtttaagtttatgtttattctaatttgttctagtttttgtttaagtatatggaagtgacaacaatagattatatattatatatttaatgtaattattaaatattatacgtgaattttaaatttaagtttcttgctagtttttatttaaaaaataatttgctgctaattcacagtagattatattatatgtttaatataatattattataataagtaaatttaagtttaattaaattttattgaaattataaaacatatgcttttattatttttaaataattatcattataaaatatctcaaaaatgtcatattttaatttgtttaattatttattatttttaaatatttatcattgtaaaatatctcaaaaatatcttactttaatttttttaattatttatttattttaattaaatttaagtatttacaaactaccgttaaatataagaatattatgttaaatataagaatattccattaaagttaacttttaaaaaataaaaaccgttaaaaccaagaatttccattatctacacacttattattaattattttttatcaaatttatattaatatcatataaatttgaaataaatatgttgttttaattaaataatttatttatttttgtttaagtttatgttaaCTAATATGTTATAGTTTTTGTTTAAGTATATGGAAGTGAccacaatagattatatattatatatttaatgtaattattaaatattatacgtgaattttaaatttaagtttcttgctagtttttaaaaaaaaaaaacaatttgttgctaatttacagtagattatattatatgtttaatataatattattataataagtgaatttaagtttaattaaattttattgaaattataaaacatatggttttattattttttaaataattatcattataaaatatctcaaaaatatcatattttaatttgtttaattatttattatttttaaatatttattattgtaaaatatctcaaaaatatcttactttaatttttttaattatttattttatttaagtttaagtatttacaaactacataagaatattctgttaaatataaaaatattccattaaagttaacttttaagaaataaaaatggTTAAAACAAAAAagttctgttatctacacacttattatatatagaGAAATGAGGAGTCTTTAactgcatatatatattttagatcGGAAGCCATAAtggtaaaacaaaacaaaaaccatAATCGTATGTCATATAtgcattgatatatatatatatatgtttatctatgaaaaaaaaaaaaccaagaacgTCGACAAGGCAAATCTCTAATTGACAACATTTAATGATCTTTTATTCTGCATAAAAGCTTAAGCATTTATGCATATATTTCAACTTGATAATTAAAACAACTAGttaacatatatatgtatatatatacacacgaATAAGGCTAAACGaggatgaaaaaaaaattgggccaAAACAGAAATTGCTATAAATGACCATTCTcactagcatatatatatatatttatctgaAATCATATATGATTATTCAAACAAAATACATGAATCCAAACTAAATACATgtcgtacatatatatataaatatatttatatatgaaaatatcaAAACCTTAATTTTAGAAAACCCCAAATTTTCTtgaacaaaatcatcaaatcttcAATAAATTCAGCAAAtcttgctctgataccacttgttagaatttctaatacactcaaataacatgaacaaacaataatctccaacacataatccaaaatcatgtcattataaatgcatatataagAAATCTTAAATCATAATTCTATAAATCctttgctaaattaaagaagaagactAACACAAGAGCAGAAGCACTAACCTGAGGCCATTGTTGGAAATTGCACTCTATTAATGGGATGACAGACAGAATAGAATGATACGTATATATAGGGGACCAcaaccctaatttataattagtgatttccaattttgcccattataaaattaaaaatttactttcctgtttctacacattaaatccatgacactttaataccctatgatatttataatataattggtcacttaattttatatcacactttataatagcattatacattatacatatgtgcccataaaatagtattttaatcCAACACAAAATAGTTTGTATACGAGTATTATTATTTTGCAACTTAAAGTTCAACACCACAAGAAGTGATACCCTATAATTGGTTAGCCATACtccataataattattaaataaaaatgtgtGAGACCCGATATTAAATTTCACCAATATTCATATATTACCTCCTATTGTTGGTGATAGTGGTATACCTTAACAATTCTCTACATATATCCATTCATTTTATGACAACGTGGAAGTGGTAAATTATACCAATTAAATCTTTTTTATATAAACAACTTTAAACCGTATATATTAGCATTTGTAGCGTGCATATATTGCACTACCAAAGCTTATGGTATCATTATTTCATATGATGTTACACACAAAAATGAGAGTTACAAATAAAGAATCAACATTATATCAAAGATAAGAAGTTTACAAACTCAAAGATACAAACAGACACAAATAGATAACAGAAACAAAGAATTAGAAGTAACAAAAAGAACACTACTATAAAATTGGATTTTTATGACGCACATTGAAATgcatatcattataataatattttgtggACTTATTACATCGAAATACGCTTAATGTAATAAGCGTCATAATAAGTACTAAGTGGTGTCATAATAAGTTCTAAGtctatttaacaaaatataaaacttATACATGCAACACCATTTAACttaacttatttttttaattatttgatttttacTTTTTGAATAAAAAGATGGCAGCAATTAATACATTTAATTgctttttatttgaaaaattctaacTTTATTCTcactttttttcttcttaataCTCGTTCATcttttttcctttcatttttctcttttttctctctCACTAAGTCGTCATACAAGCTTTACCAAAGTTTGTGTGCCCAAGCTCCGCCCTTCGTCCACTAGAGGTTTGTCATTCATCCAACCAAGGTTCGCTATTCGTCTTTAAGTTGTGCCACTCCACGCGCATCCAAGTTTTTCCAGCTCCGCCGTAACTCATCCAAGTTCTACAGTTCTGTCGTCATCTATGGCTAGAGAATAAATCAATTGCGTGGTTCAAAAATCTTTttagataacctacatccacggggtcacgcctagagaataaaccaattagtaaagagaaaaattatacaaaaatattgacttaaacaatgtaagactcatTCTTAAACTATTGGCGCAATCTAGTTGTATTCTTCTTTAcgaatctggttttgatgaaacACTGAATCTCTTGAATTGCCTTCAAAGATCAGTAAGTGCtctcttcctcccgaagtgagacttgaTGAAATCTTCTCTCGAAGATCCTTAGAAACATGTTCACAAGAAACGCAACCTGTTACAAAGAACTAGATACATAGAAAAGTGCACTTGGCACAACCACAAAGATTAAGGCGAACAACTTAATCTTTACAAAGAAAAACTCCTCAAGAAATTAACAAAAAGTGTTTTcaaattcaaaatggaagagataaCTTTTTCAAAGGCCTTGGCAATATATTTATAGCTGAGAAAAATGTCTAAGGCCAGCTCTTCTGAAATCTTGCAATTAATACAAGAATATTTGcaaatttatttgattaaaaaatttTCCAGCTAGGTTGTTTCT contains the following coding sequences:
- the LOC133791526 gene encoding pectinesterase inhibitor-like; amino-acid sequence: MPQVQGDLISDACSKALYKDLCEKTLRADPSSSGATVDGLAKIALKAASSSAKTIQGQITTLLRTAKDKAVIAALNDCTENYDGANEQLGDSLKAMVAKHYSDVNTWVTAAMTDGDSCEDGFKSGTSPLTQANTNFGHLCSNVLAITNQLR